In Leishmania mexicana MHOM/GT/2001/U1103 complete genome, chromosome 20, one genomic interval encodes:
- a CDS encoding putative phosphatidylinositolN-acetylglucosaminyltransfe ra sesubunit c, whose product MSQQSSSETFESSQQCFEAARYAASTEEESSFPESEDYDRRSPETRRYSSYPDHLQRLRSKQITSVSPSWRRVLYERQPFEDNYVDPQQFLEELSHNKDIKNYEYATVVINTLAITQEISIVVLFCHAFMGVFTNSIDKYSLLWIDVLSVLAALVCYVFYHCHQDACKDTAERPASLSTRCSPPSRQPLRWLFHAWNFGRQVVSLVTMLALLSPIFSTLTITYSDDTIVTLSILTMSLHVLLTDYSYLNAYTQRFDPNLSVNMAIYCVTLMASRISSPLASGALICFGIMCFSLSPIVRHLVKHYSFTAHVATTFGLVGLAIGCLTQIPILAILYTVTVLMISFGIPWLFVRMHSSVKTQINGPWDEAKPTNSTAAAEWANSGFLA is encoded by the coding sequence ATGTCACAACAGTCCTCTAGCGAGACGTTCGAATCATCGCAGCAGTGTTTCGAGGCAGCTCGCTACGCGGCatcgacggaggaggagagcagcttTCCGGAGAGCGAAGACTATGATCGCCGCTCACCCGAGACACGGCGCTACAGCTCATACCCGGACCACCTTCAGCGCTTGCGGTCTAAACAGATCACTAGCGTTAGCCCGTCGTGGCGTAGGGTGCTCTACGAGCGACAGCCTTTTGAGGACAACTACGTCGACCCACAGCAGTTCTTGGAGGAGCTGAGTCATAACAAGGATATCAAGAACTACGAGTACGCGACCGTCGTCATCAACACCCTCGCCATCACACAGGAGATCTCCATCGTTGTGCTATTCTGCCACGCCTTCATGGGTGTCTTCACGAACTCCATCGACAAGTACTCGCTCCTGTGGATTGACGTGCTGAGCGTGCTCGCCGCACTTGTGTGCTACGTGTTTTACCACTGCCACCAAGACGCCTGCAAGGACACAGCAGAGCGACCCGCCAGCCTGAGCACGCGCTGttcaccgccgtcgcggcagcCGTTGCGGTGGCTTTTTCACGCGTGGAACTTTGGCCGACAGGTTGTCAGCCTCGTGACAATGCTCGCCTTGCTCAGCCCCATCTTCAGCACCCTCACCATCACCTACAGCGACGACACCATCGTGACGCTGTCCATCCTCACCATGTCCCTGCACGTGCTGTTGACGGACTACAGCTATCTGAATGCCTACACCCAGCGCTTCGACCCTAACTTGTCCGTTAACATGGCCATCTACTGCGTGACCCTCATGGCCTCGCGCATCTCCAGCCCCCTCGCCAGCGGGGCCCTCATCTGCTTTGGCATCATGtgcttctcgctctccccgATCGTCCGTCACCTCGTTAAGCACTACTCCTTTACTGCCCACGTCGCCACCACATTCGGCCTCGTTGGCCTGGCGATCGGATGCCTGACCCAGATCCCGATCCTGGCCATCTTGTACACCGTGACGGTGCTTATGATCTCGTTTGGCATTCCGTGGCTGTTcgtgcgcatgcacagcAGCGTCAAGACCCAAATCAATGGCCCCTGGGACGAGGCAAAGCCCACCAACAGcactgccgcggcggagTGGGCGAACTCTGGCTTCTTGGCGTGA
- a CDS encoding putative proteasome beta 5 subunit, whose protein sequence is MFADFESVMSSNFALDDCPRVGPFTYHNMDEDTLEEPLSLCSYRRAPQQTTERSPASCDAVTADPLDSSRYLHGENRCWTLTASCPVPRAIPKIDMKKGTTTLAFRFNGGIIVAVDSRASTGQYIASQTVLKVLEINDYLLGTLAGGAADCQYWERVLGMECRLWELRNGSRITVAAASKILANITYAYRNHGLSMGTMLAGWDRFGPSLYYVDDKGSRVKQDLFSVGSGSIYAYGVLDTGYRKDLSVEDACDLARRSIFHATYRDGASGGIVTVYHVHEKGWTKISRDDQTKLYDRYFPSQ, encoded by the coding sequence atGTTCGCTGATTTCGAGTCCGTCATGTCGTCCAACTTCGCGTTGGACGACTGCCCGAGGGTGGGCCCCTTTACTTATCACAACATGGATGAGGACACGCTGGAGGAaccgctgtcgctgtgtTCCTACCGACGCGCTCCGCAGCAGACCACCGAACGATCTCCGGCTTCCTGCGATGCCGTGACGGCCGACCCGCTCGACTCCAGCCGCTACCTCCACGGGGAGAACCGCTGCTGGACACTGACGGCGTCGTGCCCAGTGCCGCGAGCAATCCCGAAGATCGATATGAAGAAGGGTACGACGACCCTCGCCTTCCGTTTTAACGGCggcatcatcgtcgccgtcgactCGCGTGCGTCGACGGGGCAGTACATCGCGTCGCAGACGGTGCTGAAGGTTCTGGAGATCAACGACTACCTTCTCGGTACGCTTGCTGGTGGCGCAGCCGATTGCCAGTACTGGGAGCGCGTGCTTGGTATGGAGTGCCGCCTCTGGGAGTTGCGCAACGGCAGCCGCATTaccgtcgcggcggcgagcaaGATTCTGGCGAACATCACGTACGCCTACCGCAACCACGGACTTTCGATGGGCACGATGCTGGCCGGCTGGGATCGGTTTGGCCCTTCGCTGTACTACGTGGACGACAAGGGCTCTCGCGTGAAGCAGGACCTCTTCAGTGTCGGCTCCGGCTCCATTTATGCTTACGGTGTACTTGACACGGGCTACCGCAAGGACCTCTCTGTCGAGGATGCGTGCGACCTGGCGCGCCGCTCCATCTTCCACGCGACGTACCGCGATGGCGCCTCTGGCGGTATCGTGACAGTGTACCACGTGCACGAGAAGGGCTGGACCAAGATCTCGCGCGATGACCAGACGAAGCTCTACGACCGCTACTTTCCGTCTCAGTAG
- a CDS encoding putative tRNA pseudouridine synthase A has product MVDVEKYFPRAVAHLKAVPASREAAEESRARHWHDTTHEVNADGIVTPRKRAERERRESGLGSFFDEGGLDVRGGMADKLKSGAYGSAHDAVERDSPDILKLTGGNARRHGGLHLATESNAAPADQTIEGDRGDAGAYREFGDTPVQLTDMLRERLMELKAGKLREERSETFLPQRLRHRPAGELLMLAQQGEAAGVGGGGRAAISPPAPAALQRKVTQLRSGPAATTLADMVPKEEEEEETAALLGDAARDGARRGAFDRAILQDGVSPARAVNAMQALRGTDDSVPGASPHDPLRRLAAIAANTGRRASVLGAGDDASVSAEGVERAGFVHLLRTLPRAGFCSRREAAAIIASGQVRVNNVTERNPFRLVQAQDDVHVAGHRSRLRFAPPRLWMYHKPAHVIVSRNDAAGRTLITKHARILGMDHLVPVGSLPMRAHGILLLTNDGELSRFLENPKSMVQRTYLLRVRPAFDPVLVHKLNTEGIQINGRLYRNAEFFVNPATKSRYSVKVKVRGESMPIAQLMQHLGRKVERGGRISFGPFALSNLAVGSVREVTIPPFYSQHLGAVWQPFVERDWPYFRRQRVSRLRRLCQHRELTPKELEELDNYTYEEVKDALNFESSELQALVEKRAQQLRRASHLGDDMFPLPDDFPKESCRRSVGDVAVDDATAPFADADEEEDEDAIVEDITSLH; this is encoded by the coding sequence ATGGTCGACGTGGAGAAGTACTTCCCTCGTGCAGTGGCGCACCTCAAAGCCGTTCCAGCATCCAGAGAGGCCGCCGAGGAGAGTCGTGCTCGCCACTGGCACGACACAACGCATGAGGTGAATGCCGACGGCATCGTGACACCGAGGAAGCgtgcggagagggagcggcggGAGAGTGGACTCGGGTCGTTTTTCGACGAGGGTGGCCTTGACGTGCGTGGCGGCATGGCGGACAAGCTGAAGAGCGGCGCATACGGCAGCGCCCACGACGCTGTGGAGCGCGACTCCCCAGACATCCTCAAGCTCACCGGTGGCAatgcgcgccgccacggtggACTTCACCTGGCAACGGAGAGCAACGCGGCACCGGCCGACCAAACGATTGAGGGCGACCGCGGCGATGCTGGGGCCTATCGCGAGTTTGGGGACACCCCTGTGCAGCTGACCGACATGCTGCGAGAGCGGCTGATGGAGCTCAAGGCGGGAAAGCTGCGAGAGGAGCGCAGCGAGACGtttctgccgcagcggcttcgccaccgccccGCCGGGGAGCTTCTCATGCTGGCTCAGCAAGGCGAAGccgcgggggtggggggtggcggccgagcTGCAATttcgccaccagcgccggccGCCTTGCAGCGCAAAGTCAcacagctgcgcagcggccctGCGGCCACCACCTTGGCTGATATGGTGccgaaggaagaagaggaggaagagacggcagcgctgctgggcGATGCAGCGCGGGACGGTGCACGACGTGGGGCCTTCGACAGGGCCATTCTGCAAGACGGCGTGTCACCTGCCCGGGCTGTGAATGCAATGCAGGCCCTGAGGGGCACCGACGACTCCGTGCCGGGCGCCTCCCCGCACGATCCACTGCGTCGCTTggctgccatcgccgccaaCACCGGACGTCGCGCCTCAGTTCTCGGGGCGGGGGACGACGCGAGCGTCTCGGCCGAAGGAGTAGAGCGGGCTGGCTTTGTACACCTCCTGCGCACCTTGCCTCGAGCCGGCTTCTGCAGTCGacgcgaggcggccgccatcATTGCGAGTGGGCAGGTACGTGTTAACAACGTGACGGAGCGGAACCCATTTCGTCTGGTGCAGGCACAGGATGACGTGCACGTTGCCGGGCACCGGTCCCGCCTACGctttgcgccgccgcggctgtggATGTACCATAAGCCAGCCCACGTAATTGTCTCCCGCAACGATGCGGCGGGGCGCACTCTCATCACCAAGCATGCGCGCATTCTTGGCATGGACCACCTGGTCCCGGTCGGCTCGCTGCCCATGCGCGCTCacggcatcctcctcctcacgaACGACGGTGAGCTTTCGCGCTTCTTGGAGAACCCCAAGTCCATGGTGCAGAGGACCTacctgctgcgcgtgcggccgGCCTTTGACCCTGTTCTTGTGCACAAGCTCAACACAGAGGGTATTCAGATCAACGGGCGCCTCTATCGCAACGCAGAGTTCTTCGTCAACCCTGCCACCAAGTCGCGCTACTCCGTCAAGGTCAAGGTGCGTGGTGAATCGATGCCCATCGCGCAGTTGATGCAGCATCTCGGCCGCAAGGTCGAGCGTGGCGGACGCATCTCGTTCGGGCCTTTTGCCCTCTCCAACCTCGCCGTCGGCTCCGTTCGCGAGGTGACCATCCCACCGTTCTACtcgcagcacctcggcgCCGTCTGGCAGCCGTTCGTTGAGCGCGATTGGCCCTACTTTCGCCGCCAGCGAGTTTCGCGGCTTCGCAGACTGTGCCAGCACCGAGAGCTCACACCAAAGGAACTGGAGGAGCTCGACAACTACACCTACGAAGAGGTCAAAGACGCGCTGAACTTTGAGTCGAGCGAATTGCAGGCACTGGTGGAGAAGCgggcacagcagctgcgacgtGCGAGCCACCTGGGTGATGATATGTTTCCGCTTCCAGACGACTTCCCCAAAGAGTCGTGCCGCAGGAGTGTCGGGGATGTGGCCGTCGATGACGCGACCGCACCTTTTGCAGACGCggatgaggaagaggacgaggacgccaTTGTGGAGGACATCACTTCCCTGCACTGA
- a CDS encoding putative poly-zinc finger protein 2: MVCYRCGGVGHQSRECTSAADSAPCFRCGKPGHVAKECVSTITAEEAPCFYCQKPGHRARDCPDAPPKSETVMCYNCSQKGHIASECPNPAHCYLCNEDGHIGRSCPTAPKRSVAEKSCRKCGKKGHLRKDCPEA, from the coding sequence ATGGTCTGCtaccgctgcggtggtgtcgGTCACCAGAGCCGTGAGTGCACGTCTGCTGCGGACTCTGCCCCGTGCTTCCGCTGTGGCAAGCCCGGCCACGTTGCCAAGGAGTGCGTGAGCACGATCAcggctgaggaggcgccgTGCTTCTACTGCCAGAAGCCGGGGCACCGCGCGCGCGACTGCCCGGATGCGCCGCCAAAGTCGGAGACGGTGATGTGCTACAACTGCTCGCAGAAGGGTCACATCGCTAGCGAGTGCCCCAACCCCGCGCACTGCTACCTTTGCAACGAGGATGGCCACATTGGCCGCTCCTGCCCGACGGCGCCGAAGCGCTCTGTCGCGGAGAAGAGCTGCCGCAAGTGCGGTAAGAAGGGCCACCTCCGCAAGGACTGCCCGGAGGCGTGA
- a CDS encoding putative universal minicircle sequence binding protein (UMSBP), with amino-acid sequence MSETEDVKRPRTESSTGCRNCGKEGHYARECPEADSKGDERSSTCFRCGEEGHMSRECPNEARSGAAGAMTCFRCGEAGHMSRDCPNSAKQGAAKGFECYKCGQEGHLSRDCPSSQGGSRGGYGQKRGRNGAQGGYGGDRACYKCGDAGHISRDCPNGQGGYSGAGDRTCYKCGDAGHISRDCPNGQGGYSGAGDRKCYKCGESGHISRECPSAGSTGSGDRTCYKCGKPGHISRECPEAGGSYGGSRGGGSDRTCYKCGEAGHMSRECPSAGGTGSGDRACYKCGEAGHISRDCPSS; translated from the coding sequence ATGTCTGAAACTGAAGACGTCAAGCGTCCGCGCACcgagagcagcaccggctgcCGCAATTGCGGTAAGGAGGGCCACTACGCTCGCGAGTGCCCCGAGGCCGACTCCAAGGGTGACGAACGCAGCTCGACCtgcttccgctgcggcgaggaAGGCCACATGAGCCGCGAGTGCCCGAACGAGGCCAGGTCCGGCGCGGCCGGAGCCATGACGtgcttccgctgcggcgaggcCGGCCACATGAGCCGTGACTGCCCCAACTCCGCGAAGCAGGGTGCGGCCAAGGGCTTCGAGTGCTACAAGTGCGGCCAGGAGGGCCACCTCAGCCGTGACTGCCCCAGCAGCCAGGGTGGAAGCCGCGGTGGGTACGGCCAGAAGCGCGGCCGCAACGGCGCGCAGGGCGGCTACGGTGGCGACCGCGCGTGCTACAAGTGCGGTGACGCCGGCCACATCAGCCGTGACTGCCCCAACGGTCAGGGTGGGTacagcggcgcgggtgaTCGCACGTGCTACAAGTGCGGTGACGCCGGCCACATCAGCCGTGACTGCCCCAACGGTCAGGGTGGGTacagcggcgcgggtgacCGCAAGTGCTACAAGTGCGGCGAGTCGGGCCACATCAGCCGCGAATGCCCCAGCGCCGGGAGCACTGGTAGCGGTGACCGCACGTGCTACAAGTGCGGCAAGCCTGGCCACATCAGCCGCGAGTGCCCGGAGGCCGGTGGCAGCTATGGCGGCtcccgcggcggcggcagtgaccGGACGTGCTACAAGTGCGGCGAGGCCGGCCACATGAGCCGCGAATGCCCCAGCGCCGGGGGCACTGGTAGCGGTGACCGCGCGTGCTACAAGTGCGGCGAGGCCGGCCACATCAGCCGTGACTGCCCCAGCAGCTAA